Proteins co-encoded in one Pararge aegeria chromosome 19, ilParAegt1.1, whole genome shotgun sequence genomic window:
- the LOC120632341 gene encoding pterin-4-alpha-carbinolamine dehydratase: MFRAQCLNNVGTLIAIHFHPARVAQNISINATEATNRGSLIRAAGFVSVSTSPIKKRKMVDKLSDEERVSLLKPLLESGWKVQSDRDAIIKEFQFKDFNQAFGFMTRTALLAEKMDHHPEWFNVYNKLKVTLSSHDVNGLSKRDIRMAQFMDENFK; the protein is encoded by the exons ATGTTTCGAGCCCAATGTTTGAACAATGTCGGAACTTTGATAGCGATACACTTTCACCCCGCCAGAGTGGCGCAAAACATTTCGATCAATGCCACCGAGGCTACAAATCGCGGCAGTCTGATTCGAGCGGCCGGTTTTGTCAGTGTGTCCACGTCTCCAATAAAAAAGAGGAAAATG gttGATAAACTAAGTGACGAAGAGCGAGTGAGCTTACTGAAACCTCTCTTGGAGTCTGGATGGAAGGTTCAAAGTGATAGAGATGCTATTATAAAGGAATTTCAATTCAAAGACTTCAATCAGGCATTTGGATTCATGACTAGAACTGCATTGCTTGCTGAGAAAATGGATCACCACCCAGAATGGTTCAATGTCTATAATAAACTGAAG gtcACACTGTCATCCCATGATGTTAATGGTCTCAGCAAAAGGGATATCAGGATGGCGCAATTCATGgatgaaaactttaaataa
- the LOC120632340 gene encoding DNA repair protein XRCC3-like: MNILKSILPSRLLEVTEKAGINTPKQIIILSVWDIKKLTNLKHDDIMMLKNIVTQYFSPVSVSGDKLCKTEKNLKTGCTAIDNVLNGGFRTGTLTEIYGESGTGKTQLVMQLAAQCGSDGSVFICTEDLFPVKRFNQIRKNNCKTTDTDCNNMFIEHLTEAHELMSCIRVRLPKLLNTNKVLAVIIDSVAGPFRSEYTDYVHRAEELKELGILLYKLAQEYNIAVICVNQVTANFDNSDNVLPSLGLAWANMVCYKLNIKKFTGVCNRPLGLHNDITMRELRVVNGPDLPSTGVKFIITVNGVENV, translated from the coding sequence atgaatattttgaaaagtaTATTACCTTCAAGATTGTTGGAAGTCACCGAAAAAGCGGGAATTAATACACCAAAACAAATAATCATTCTCTCGGTTtgggatataaaaaaattaacgaatTTAAAACACGACGATATAATGATGCTCAAAAACATAGTGACTCAATATTTTTCTCCAGTAAGCGTTTCGGGAGATAAATTAtgcaaaactgaaaaaaatcttAAGACTGGTTGCACAGCCATTGATAATGTGTTGAATGGCGGCTTCAGAACAGGGACTTTGACAGAAATTTATGGTGAGAGTGGTACAGGAAAAACTCAGCTGGTGATGCAATTAGCAGCTCAATGTGGCAGTGACGGTAGCGTTTTTATATGTACTGAGGATCTTTTCCCTGTCAAAAGATTTAaccaaataagaaaaaataattgtaagacAACAGATACTGActgtaataatatgtttattgaaCACTTGACTGAAGCTCATGAACTGATGTCCTGTATAAGAGTACGTCTGCCTAAGTTACTGAACACAAATAAAGTTTTAGCAGTCATTATTGACTCTGTAGCTGGACCCTTTAGAAGTGAATATACAGATTATGTTCACAGGGCTGAAGAACTCAAGGAACTAGGAATTCTATTATATAAACTAGCACAGGAATATAACATTGCTGTCATCTGTGTAAATCAAGTCACCGCTAACTTTGATAACTCAGATAATGTATTACCATCATTAGGGTTAGCATGGGCAAATATGGTTTGCTacaaacttaatattaaaaagtttactGGTGTCTGCAATAGGCCTTTAGGCCTTCATAATGATATTACAATGAGGGAATTAAGAGTTGTAAATGGCCCAGATTTACCCAGTACAGGGgtgaaatttattataacagtTAATGGTGTTGAAAATGTTTAG